A region of the Synechococcus sp. PCC 7502 genome:
AAGGCATTACCTTGCTGAGAGCGATCGCCAATTTCTTGGGCAATATGCAGCCATTGTTGATAAAAATGAATTGCTTGGGGATATTTACCAAGGGCATAGTTAGTATTACCAAGATCGCCTAAGGCATTAGCTTCTCCTTGGCGGTTACCAATCTTCTGAGATAGTACTAGACATCTCAGGTACTGCTCGGAGGCGGGTAAGTACTGCCCCAGGGTGTAGTAGGTACGTCCCAAATTACTGGAGGCTTTTGCCTGTAACATTAAATCATCAATTTTTTGAGCAATTTCCAAGGAACGGGCATGGAGTTCGATGGCTTGGGTATATTGTCCGAGCACAAAAAATGCTGAACCTAAACCGCTTAGGGAACTGGCTTCGGAACGGCGATCGCTAATGGATCGGGCAATTTCTAAGCATTGTTGATAGGCTTGAATAGCTTGGGGATATTGACCAATGGCAAAAAAAGCATTACCTAAATTACCTAAGGAGTTTGCCTCTCCCTTGGCATCGCTCATTTTGCGTTTAATTTCGATCCACTGTTGATGAAATTCGATCGCTTGAGCGTATTTAGTATTAACAAGAGAACTCAGATTACTACTGCGATTTAGGCTGGATAGGCTGGCAGAGCGATCGCCCATATCTTTTTTTAGATCAATCCATTGTTCGTAAAACTTTAAGGCTTGGGCATAGTATCCCAACTGATCTAACACCTGTCCTAAACTATGGAGGCAATACGCCTGTTGATTAAGATCACCAAGTTCTTTGGCAATACTCAGGGACTGTTTATAAAGCTCCATTGCTTCTTGGTATTGTCCAATGGTGTTATAGGCATTACCGAGATTTCTAAGGGCGATCGCCTTTTGTTCGGAATGATCTAGACTAACTTCCCAAGCCTGCTCGTAGAACTGAATTGCTTTCACAAATTTACCCAAGGAGGTTTGGACATTTCCTAACCCAATCAGGGACTTTGCTTGCCGATGGCGATCACTAGTTTTTAAGGATAGTTTTAATGCCTTGTCATAGAGACCCACCGCCTCTTTGTATTGTCCTAGGGAATTATGGGCGTTACCGAGATTAATTAAACATTCTGGCTCCAGATCATGATCGGTAAATATTTCTAGTGCCTGTTGATGATAGCTAATTGCTTCTTTATACTGCCCGAGGCGATCGCTGCAAATTCCCAAACCGATCAGACACTTACCCCGTTGCTCAAGTTGATCTGGCTCTAGGGCTAAGCATTCTTGGTAATTCGTTTTAGCCTCAGCATACTGTCCTAAAATTTGTAAGGTATGTGCTAAATGTTCTAAGGAATTTGCCCGCAGGTTTTGATATTTATCTTGATTGGCAATGAGATTAAGATGAATCCGAGCCAGTTCGATCGCCTTGGCATATTGTTTGACTTGTTTATAAGCATCAGCGATCATCGGTAGCCCATGAATTTGGGATTGAGTATCCTTTAACTCCCTTGCCAACCCTAAGTAGCGCTCATAATATTCCAAGCTATGGATATATTCCCCCTGCCTAGCATAGAGATTACCAATCCCTAAAAGGTTTTGGAGTTCAAGGGAGCGATCGCCCAATTTAACCGCAATTTCTAAGGACTCTTGATAGTAGGCTAAGACCTGTGACCATAGTTCGGGATTATTTTTAGCAAGAACAGAAGCCAAGGCATATAGGCACTGCGCCCGATCTGGTTGGGATGCTGGATCATTCTTCTTCCCTAAAATATCTAGCCACAGTTGAAATAAAGGAATTGCCTGAGCGTATTTTTGCAGAGCAGTATAGGCATTACCCAATCCCATTAACACTGCCCCAAACTCAGGGCGATCGGATTTAATCTCCTGCCACGCACTTAATAAAGGCTGCAATAGGCTAATGCGCTGAATATATTTGCCCTCCGAATCCAAATATTTATCCACACATTGATTGGTACCATCTTGAATTAAATAAAATCCTCGATAATATTCCCCTAGGGCGCAGCAATGCTCAAAAATTCCCACATAGGGTTGAATATCCTGATCGCTTTCCCACTCCACATAGGGCTTAGTCTGTGTCCATAAATATTTAATAATTTGTTCATGGTAAGGTTTAGCATCAGCAATGGTAATAAATTCCCGAATGTGCGGCTCACAATAAAAATAATTCTGTCCCAATTGCCGCAGCAAGCCTAATTTTTCTAACTTTTGCAACTCCGTAATTTCTATGGATTCGCCATTACTCTCAAATGCCCAAATCCCCTGCATATCCTGAATATAGAAGGGGTGGCGATAAATACTGGCATAAATTAATAACTGCCGTAGTTTTGGTAATAACCGCTTAAAGCTGCGTTCAAATACCTGACGGGGAGCGATCGCTTTATTATTGCCGTGAGATTGAGAGTAACTTAAATCAAAAATCTTGCCATATCTTGCCAAGTAGCGAATCTGGGGAATTTGTTCTTCGGTTTTTAGTAAACTTGCCGCCAAAGTTAGAGATAGAAGGTTCCCGCCCACAAGTTGTCCAAAGGTTTCTAAATCTTGGCGATCGCCTAATATGCCCTTTGCACTTAAAAAATCTGCTGCTAGTGAAGGACTAAGGGATTCTGAAAGTTTTAATTCAGGTATTAATGCTAATTCTGACTTTAAAGAATGACAACTGGTGACTATTATCTTACTGGTTATTTTGCTAGTTGATTGAGATGCTATATCCTGCGAAACTTGGAGAAAATCTAGCCAAAACTCCCGTTGACTACTTTGGTCTATTTTGGTAATAACAATCAAACAGGGATGGGCTTGAATTAGATCAACTAAGGTGGCAATTAGGTGATGATCAGGAGTAATTAATAATTTTTCGGAGGTGGTTAAATGAGCGATCGCCCACCGAGCAAAATCCGTAAAACTATATATATCCGCATCCACCCAAAACTTAGTACCTTCATGGGCTTGAAACCATGTGATCAATGCCGACAGATCGATCACATCAGTTACGATAGTCAAATTCTGGTTTGCTAGGGCTAAATCCAAACTTGCGGGGATTAAAATCCGTTCAAAATTCTGGTTAACATTCAGGGAAGGCGGATTAATAAAATTTGGTAAAACCTCAAATTCTGCTACTTCTAACCTTTCTGCCTCATCTTCTGATTGATCTTGATCTACAACTTCAGAGCTAATGACTTGAGCCAAAGACCCCTCAACCAAATCCGCCAATGCTTCCCAACTAGCAATCTGCTCTAGGTCAAATTTCTCATCAATGGGTGGTAATGGCTCCAAACTAGGGCTGAGGTTTTGTGGTTGTACTTGCTCACTTACATTTGCCATAGGATTCCTATTTCGTACCCCAAGATTAGCAGAACCAGTCAAAATCT
Encoded here:
- a CDS encoding tetratricopeptide repeat protein — translated: MANVSEQVQPQNLSPSLEPLPPIDEKFDLEQIASWEALADLVEGSLAQVISSEVVDQDQSEDEAERLEVAEFEVLPNFINPPSLNVNQNFERILIPASLDLALANQNLTIVTDVIDLSALITWFQAHEGTKFWVDADIYSFTDFARWAIAHLTTSEKLLITPDHHLIATLVDLIQAHPCLIVITKIDQSSQREFWLDFLQVSQDIASQSTSKITSKIIVTSCHSLKSELALIPELKLSESLSPSLAADFLSAKGILGDRQDLETFGQLVGGNLLSLTLAASLLKTEEQIPQIRYLARYGKIFDLSYSQSHGNNKAIAPRQVFERSFKRLLPKLRQLLIYASIYRHPFYIQDMQGIWAFESNGESIEITELQKLEKLGLLRQLGQNYFYCEPHIREFITIADAKPYHEQIIKYLWTQTKPYVEWESDQDIQPYVGIFEHCCALGEYYRGFYLIQDGTNQCVDKYLDSEGKYIQRISLLQPLLSAWQEIKSDRPEFGAVLMGLGNAYTALQKYAQAIPLFQLWLDILGKKNDPASQPDRAQCLYALASVLAKNNPELWSQVLAYYQESLEIAVKLGDRSLELQNLLGIGNLYARQGEYIHSLEYYERYLGLARELKDTQSQIHGLPMIADAYKQVKQYAKAIELARIHLNLIANQDKYQNLRANSLEHLAHTLQILGQYAEAKTNYQECLALEPDQLEQRGKCLIGLGICSDRLGQYKEAISYHQQALEIFTDHDLEPECLINLGNAHNSLGQYKEAVGLYDKALKLSLKTSDRHRQAKSLIGLGNVQTSLGKFVKAIQFYEQAWEVSLDHSEQKAIALRNLGNAYNTIGQYQEAMELYKQSLSIAKELGDLNQQAYCLHSLGQVLDQLGYYAQALKFYEQWIDLKKDMGDRSASLSSLNRSSNLSSLVNTKYAQAIEFHQQWIEIKRKMSDAKGEANSLGNLGNAFFAIGQYPQAIQAYQQCLEIARSISDRRSEASSLSGLGSAFFVLGQYTQAIELHARSLEIAQKIDDLMLQAKASSNLGRTYYTLGQYLPASEQYLRCLVLSQKIGNRQGEANALGDLGNTNYALGKYPQAIHFYQQWLHIAQEIGDRSQQGNAFGGLGNSHNALGQYSKAVEFYRQWLEVAQEISDRRSQANALAGLGNAYNALGDYTRAIEFHQQSLKLQKENSDRPTEIGTWTNFVETLEALEQKSLTANPYKSIDVQSSQQDDSAIQQLLEAGSTLSIQINPPIQKNKPRPSKNWFDSMLGKLGGKKP